The following coding sequences lie in one Acidimicrobiia bacterium genomic window:
- the typA gene encoding translational GTPase TypA, whose product MPELPLRNVALVAHVDHGKTTLVDAMLGAGGVFASHEERVDRVMDSGDQERERGITILAKAASVEWQGTRINLVDTPGHADFGGEVERALAMVDGILLLVDAAEGPMPQTRYVLSKALALGLPAVLVVNKVDRPDARATEVVDEVYQLFFDLDAADRFIEFPIVSTIARVGRSITGIGVPGDGDDLGALFDAILSGIPAPAGDPDASLQALVTNLDASDYLGRLAIGRVVSGTMRSGETVALCHASEDEPPLRRKLTQLLGFVGLDRRDVPERAAGDLFVLAGFPEVEIGDTIADPDNPVALPRLEIDEPVLRMTFGVNTSPLSGKDGKFLTSRQIQDRLRREVLGNVSIRLGPTASADVMEVAGRGELQLAVLIESMRREGYELQVSRPEVIIREIGGAPHEPFERAVVDVPDEYVGAVTQAVAPRRGQVVDLRPGDTGRTIVTVTAPARGLLGFRSLLMTSTRGTALVHQHHDGWVPWVGELPTRQGGAVVADRGGAATPHALDNLQKRGELFIGPGDEVYEGMVIGESSRPEEMQVNPTKAKQLTNIRTHSHDEAVHLEPPRRMTLEMAIEWIQDDELVEITPESIRIRKRHLTEGERKRLKMR is encoded by the coding sequence GTGCCTGAACTCCCCCTCCGCAACGTCGCGCTGGTCGCGCACGTCGATCACGGTAAGACGACCCTGGTCGACGCCATGCTCGGCGCTGGTGGCGTGTTCGCCTCCCACGAGGAGCGGGTTGACCGCGTCATGGACAGCGGCGATCAGGAACGCGAGCGTGGCATCACCATCCTGGCCAAGGCCGCGTCGGTGGAGTGGCAGGGAACCCGTATCAACCTCGTGGACACACCCGGTCACGCCGACTTCGGCGGCGAGGTCGAGCGGGCCCTCGCCATGGTCGACGGGATCCTCCTCCTCGTCGACGCAGCCGAAGGGCCGATGCCACAGACCCGGTACGTGCTGTCGAAGGCCTTGGCTCTCGGGCTTCCTGCCGTCCTCGTGGTCAACAAGGTCGACCGACCCGATGCTCGGGCCACCGAGGTGGTCGACGAGGTGTACCAACTGTTCTTCGACCTCGATGCAGCCGACCGTTTCATCGAGTTCCCCATCGTGTCCACGATCGCCCGGGTGGGTCGGAGTATCACTGGAATCGGGGTGCCCGGGGACGGCGACGACCTCGGTGCGTTGTTCGATGCGATCCTCTCCGGCATTCCGGCACCTGCGGGCGACCCGGACGCCTCCCTCCAGGCACTGGTGACCAACCTCGATGCCTCCGACTACCTTGGCCGTCTCGCCATCGGACGGGTGGTGAGCGGGACGATGCGCTCTGGTGAGACCGTCGCCCTGTGTCACGCCTCCGAGGACGAGCCACCGCTGCGCCGCAAGCTCACGCAGTTGCTCGGGTTTGTGGGGCTCGATCGCCGCGACGTGCCCGAGCGCGCTGCCGGCGACCTCTTCGTGCTCGCTGGTTTTCCCGAGGTGGAGATCGGCGACACCATCGCCGATCCCGATAACCCGGTCGCCCTTCCCCGCCTGGAGATCGACGAACCGGTGCTTCGCATGACTTTCGGGGTCAACACCTCACCTCTGTCCGGCAAGGACGGCAAGTTCCTCACCTCCCGTCAGATCCAGGACCGCCTGCGACGCGAGGTCCTCGGCAACGTGTCGATCCGCCTGGGGCCAACGGCGAGCGCCGACGTGATGGAGGTGGCCGGAAGGGGAGAACTGCAGCTAGCGGTCCTCATCGAGTCGATGCGTCGTGAGGGGTACGAGCTCCAGGTGAGTCGGCCCGAGGTGATCATCCGTGAGATAGGCGGCGCGCCTCACGAGCCCTTCGAGCGGGCCGTCGTCGACGTGCCCGACGAGTACGTCGGAGCGGTCACTCAGGCGGTGGCGCCCCGCAGGGGTCAGGTCGTCGATCTCCGGCCGGGCGACACGGGTCGCACCATCGTCACCGTCACCGCGCCGGCGCGGGGGCTGCTCGGGTTTCGATCGCTACTCATGACGTCCACCCGGGGCACGGCGCTCGTCCACCAGCATCACGACGGCTGGGTCCCGTGGGTCGGAGAACTCCCCACCCGACAGGGTGGGGCGGTGGTGGCCGATCGGGGTGGGGCGGCGACGCCGCATGCCCTCGACAACCTGCAGAAGCGTGGTGAGCTGTTCATCGGACCGGGAGACGAGGTCTACGAGGGCATGGTGATCGGCGAGTCGTCGCGGCCCGAGGAGATGCAGGTCAACCCCACCAAGGCCAAGCAGCTGACCAACATCCGCACTCACAGTCATGACGAGGCCGTTCACCTGGAGCCTCCGAGGCGGATGACATTGGAAATGGCGATCGAGTGGATCCAGGACGACGAGCTCGTCGAGATCACGCCGGAGTCGATCCGAATCCGGAAGCGGCATCTCACCGAGGGTGAGCGCAAGCGTCTGAAGATGCGCTGA
- the heR gene encoding heliorhodopsin HeR codes for MTSAARPTPDRLRLTNIALAILHAAQAVVVVALANDFALPVTATFMDGPPGGPPPALSSLFEVRVAWGVAAFLLMSAAAHATIALPGVNGWYRRHLAQGRNYARWIEYSFSSTVMIVLIAMITGITDVAALVGLAGANAAMILFGLIQERYETPGAPSWLPFGLGSLIGVLPWVAIGVYLFAPGVDASPPGFVYAIYVSLFAFFNVFALNMVLQYRARGRWADYLFGERVYMLLSLTAKSALAWQVFASTLAV; via the coding sequence ATGACTTCCGCCGCCAGGCCCACCCCTGACCGCCTGCGTCTCACCAACATCGCCCTGGCCATCCTCCATGCGGCTCAGGCTGTCGTGGTCGTCGCCCTGGCCAACGACTTCGCTCTCCCGGTCACTGCAACCTTCATGGATGGACCTCCCGGTGGTCCGCCTCCCGCCCTCTCGAGCCTGTTCGAGGTCCGGGTCGCATGGGGGGTCGCTGCATTCCTGCTCATGTCGGCCGCGGCGCACGCCACCATCGCCCTTCCCGGGGTGAACGGCTGGTACCGCCGGCACCTTGCCCAGGGTCGCAACTACGCGCGCTGGATCGAGTACTCGTTCAGCTCGACCGTCATGATCGTGCTCATCGCGATGATCACTGGCATCACCGACGTGGCAGCACTGGTCGGACTGGCCGGCGCCAACGCCGCCATGATCCTCTTCGGCCTGATCCAGGAGCGCTACGAGACGCCCGGGGCACCCAGCTGGCTCCCCTTCGGCCTCGGTTCGCTGATCGGCGTGCTCCCTTGGGTCGCCATCGGGGTGTACCTGTTCGCCCCGGGCGTCGACGCCAGCCCACCGGGGTTCGTGTACGCGATCTACGTCTCGCTGTTCGCCTTCTTCAACGTGTTCGCCTTGAACATGGTCCTGCAGTACCGCGCCCGCGGGAGGTGGGCCGACTACCTGTTCGGCGAGCGGGTCTACATGCTCCTGAGCCTCACGGCCAAGTCGGCGCTCGCCTGGCAGGTCTTCGCCAGCACCCTCGCCGTCTGA
- a CDS encoding VOC family protein yields the protein MTGIRRLNHAVLFVSDLDRAVAFYTDVLGFGVMERLEGRMNAAFLRAADSQNHHDLGLFGLGAGTPRAPRGTTGLYHLAWQVDTIDQLVTIRDALIASGAFTGESSHGATLSLYGADPDGNEFEVQWMLPRDAWGEYATKGVVEHLDLTAEVARWTGVGTADELGAPVRVD from the coding sequence ATGACAGGCATCCGCCGCCTGAACCATGCCGTCCTGTTCGTCTCGGACCTCGACCGGGCCGTCGCCTTCTACACGGACGTGCTCGGCTTCGGGGTGATGGAGCGACTCGAGGGGCGCATGAACGCTGCCTTCCTGCGCGCCGCGGACTCGCAGAACCATCACGATCTCGGACTCTTCGGCCTCGGCGCGGGCACGCCCCGAGCGCCCCGTGGGACGACGGGCCTGTACCACCTGGCGTGGCAGGTGGACACCATCGATCAGCTCGTGACCATCCGCGACGCTCTCATCGCGTCGGGAGCGTTCACCGGTGAGTCGTCGCACGGCGCCACCTTGAGCCTCTACGGGGCCGACCCCGACGGCAACGAGTTCGAGGTGCAATGGATGCTGCCGCGCGACGCATGGGGCGAGTACGCCACCAAGGGAGTGGTGGAACACCTCGACCTCACCGCCGAGGTGGCCAGGTGGACCGGGGTGGGAACCGCCGACGAGCTGGGGGCCCCGGTCCGGGTCGACTGA